The following coding sequences are from one Humulus lupulus chromosome X, drHumLupu1.1, whole genome shotgun sequence window:
- the LOC133803321 gene encoding uncharacterized protein LOC133803321 isoform X2, with product MLLTGLNTQHISLAIYILMRAAVLASRCGIKSKRFGRYCKPLTWAHGDIFLMCLSSSQILSAYILKQESLPPSYKSFLNKHGGKDTVILNAVKEIASGKPFSNLDAVKEYYRTVDVDVKLDPDMKVPCSIVHGNQSCSSHVISFLIQAYKRALPVYLPVYLIPALIVHRQDLLKRPYTILGKGLLGTARSSLFLSVYCSSAWMWTCILFRIFKKCNIPMVAMGTFPTGLALAIEKKSRRIEISLYCLARAIESFFTCMAEAGYLPQSKNFKRADVVVFSLSTAIIMHCYAQEREVFRSKYLNVLDWVFGVPPPPCETPRCKKKLETELGFQDTV from the exons ATGCTTCTTACTGGGCTTAATACGCAGCATATTAGTTTAGCTATTTACATACTTATGCGAGCTGCTGTATTAGCGTCTCGTTGTGGGATTAAAAGCAAACGGTTTGGGAGATATTGTAAGCCACTAACATGGGCTCATGGCGACATTTTCCTTATGTGTCTTTCTTCTTCCCAAATTCT GTCTGCTTACATATTGAAGCAGGAGAGTTTGCCCCCATCTTATAAATCATTCCTCAATAAACATGGTGGAAAGGATACTGTTATCTTGAATGCTGTGAAAGAGATTGCTTCTGGCAAGCCTTTCAGCAACTTGGATGCTGTAAAAGAATATTACAGAACTGTTGACGTGGACGTTAAACTAGATCCTGATATGAAAGTTCCCTGCTCG ATTGTGCATGGAAACCAGTCATGCAGTTCACACGTTATTTCGTTTCTTATTCAAGCCTATAAGAGAGCCTTACCAGTTTATCTACCAGTATATTTGATTCCTGCACTTATAGTTCATCGTCAGGACCTCTTGAAAAG GCCTTACACAATACTAGGAAAAGGTCTTCTTGGTACTGCAAGATCAAGCTTGTTTCTGTCTGTATATTGCTCATCAGCCTG GATGTGGACGTGCATACTGTTCAGGATTTTCAAGAAATGTAATATTCCAATGGTGGCAATGGGAACG TTTCCAACAGGTCTAGCTTTGGCCATCGAGAAGAAAAGCAGGCGTATTGAAATATCACTCTACTGCCTTGCTCGGGCCATTGAGAGCTTCTTCACATGCATGGCCGAAGCTGGGTACTTGCCGCAGTCAAAGAACTTTAAGAGAGCTGATGTAGTGGTTTTCAGCTTATCAACAGCCATCATAATGCACTGTTATGCACAAGAGAGGGAAGTCTTCCGATCCAAATACTTGAACGTTCTTGATTGGGTTTTCGGTGTTCCACCTCCACCATGTGAGACTCCTCGctgcaaaaaaaaattagaaaccgaATTGGGTTTTCAAGACACGGTTTGA
- the LOC133803321 gene encoding uncharacterized protein LOC133803321 isoform X1 encodes MSPSCCGAAGENGCAPVVDRDPLGADKSAHCNRSDRSSSYFSSSSSSSSIVYGSLPLKDSEKLRRIVIASAKGFSIGAGLKGGLALFSILVRLRRRKALASLRKEGVITNSEAVVTALKETLRYGLFLGTFAGTFVSVDEIIGSLGGHRRTAKWRALLAGAIAGPSMLLTGLNTQHISLAIYILMRAAVLASRCGIKSKRFGRYCKPLTWAHGDIFLMCLSSSQILSAYILKQESLPPSYKSFLNKHGGKDTVILNAVKEIASGKPFSNLDAVKEYYRTVDVDVKLDPDMKVPCSIVHGNQSCSSHVISFLIQAYKRALPVYLPVYLIPALIVHRQDLLKRPYTILGKGLLGTARSSLFLSVYCSSAWMWTCILFRIFKKCNIPMVAMGTFPTGLALAIEKKSRRIEISLYCLARAIESFFTCMAEAGYLPQSKNFKRADVVVFSLSTAIIMHCYAQEREVFRSKYLNVLDWVFGVPPPPCETPRCKKKLETELGFQDTV; translated from the exons ATGTCGCCTTCCTGCTGTGGCGCCGCTGGCGAGAATGGTTGCGCCCCCGTTGTTGATCGCGATCCCCTCGGTGCTGATAAGTCTGCGCATTGTAACAGATCCGATCGTTcgtcttcttatttttcttcttcatcatcttcttcttcgaTAGTTTACGGTTCATTGCCGTTGAAGGACTCCGAGAAGCTTCGGAGGATAGTGATTGCTTCGGCGAAGGGCTTCAGTATTGGAGCTGGTCTCAAAGGCGGTTTAGCTCTTTTCTCTATTTTAGTTCGGTTGAGACGAAGAAAGGCGTTGGCGTCTCTGAG GAAGGAAGGAGTGATCACGAATAGTGAGGCAGTCGTTACTGCTTTGAAGGAGACACTGCGATACGGTCTATTTCTTGGCACCTTCGCCGGTACATTTGTCTCGGTTGATGAGATTATAGGCTCTTTGGGAGGTCATCGTAG GACAGCGAAATGGAGGGCTCTATTAGCAGGGGCTATAGCTGGACCTTCCATGCTTCTTACTGGGCTTAATACGCAGCATATTAGTTTAGCTATTTACATACTTATGCGAGCTGCTGTATTAGCGTCTCGTTGTGGGATTAAAAGCAAACGGTTTGGGAGATATTGTAAGCCACTAACATGGGCTCATGGCGACATTTTCCTTATGTGTCTTTCTTCTTCCCAAATTCT GTCTGCTTACATATTGAAGCAGGAGAGTTTGCCCCCATCTTATAAATCATTCCTCAATAAACATGGTGGAAAGGATACTGTTATCTTGAATGCTGTGAAAGAGATTGCTTCTGGCAAGCCTTTCAGCAACTTGGATGCTGTAAAAGAATATTACAGAACTGTTGACGTGGACGTTAAACTAGATCCTGATATGAAAGTTCCCTGCTCG ATTGTGCATGGAAACCAGTCATGCAGTTCACACGTTATTTCGTTTCTTATTCAAGCCTATAAGAGAGCCTTACCAGTTTATCTACCAGTATATTTGATTCCTGCACTTATAGTTCATCGTCAGGACCTCTTGAAAAG GCCTTACACAATACTAGGAAAAGGTCTTCTTGGTACTGCAAGATCAAGCTTGTTTCTGTCTGTATATTGCTCATCAGCCTG GATGTGGACGTGCATACTGTTCAGGATTTTCAAGAAATGTAATATTCCAATGGTGGCAATGGGAACG TTTCCAACAGGTCTAGCTTTGGCCATCGAGAAGAAAAGCAGGCGTATTGAAATATCACTCTACTGCCTTGCTCGGGCCATTGAGAGCTTCTTCACATGCATGGCCGAAGCTGGGTACTTGCCGCAGTCAAAGAACTTTAAGAGAGCTGATGTAGTGGTTTTCAGCTTATCAACAGCCATCATAATGCACTGTTATGCACAAGAGAGGGAAGTCTTCCGATCCAAATACTTGAACGTTCTTGATTGGGTTTTCGGTGTTCCACCTCCACCATGTGAGACTCCTCGctgcaaaaaaaaattagaaaccgaATTGGGTTTTCAAGACACGGTTTGA